One region of Fibrobacter sp. UWH6 genomic DNA includes:
- a CDS encoding rhodanese-like domain-containing protein, with the protein MNKLMMFAFAGMFLMAGCNEQKAAEKAPEAAPVAQPAPAPAQPAAPRNIVDEVKNIDWNKAMEMNASGAMYLDVRNPDELNDGYAPHAVNIPLSELKYRLAEVPKDKDVLVYCRSGRRSEAATLILMRNGYDRAYNVLGGFLAYPKK; encoded by the coding sequence ATGAATAAGTTGATGATGTTTGCTTTTGCCGGAATGTTCCTGATGGCAGGCTGTAATGAACAGAAGGCTGCTGAAAAGGCTCCTGAAGCTGCTCCCGTGGCTCAGCCGGCTCCGGCTCCTGCCCAGCCTGCAGCTCCCAGAAACATTGTTGATGAAGTGAAGAACATTGACTGGAATAAGGCCATGGAAATGAACGCCTCGGGTGCAATGTACCTGGACGTTCGTAATCCGGACGAACTGAATGATGGTTATGCTCCCCATGCCGTGAATATTCCTCTCAGTGAATTGAAGTACCGTCTGGCTGAAGTGCCCAAGGATAAGGACGTCCTGGTTTACTGCCGCTCTGGTCGCCGCAGTGAAGCTGCTACCTTGATTTTGATGCGCAATGGTTATGACCGCGCTTACAATGTTCTTGGCGGTTTCTTGGCTTATCCCAAGAAGTAG